The following is a genomic window from Mesorhizobium shangrilense.
GGTAACACTTCGCGTATCCGCCTCAAGCTTTCGAGCATTTCCCGCCGGACCACGATGCTTTTCCTCAAACGGAGGGGGTTGAGGCCTGGTCTGCCTGGCGCCTCGCCGGCGGGGTCGCACGCACGAGCCATAGGCTCGAACACTGCAGCAAAATGACACCAACGCCACGCCACCGCGCGAGGTTTCCGAGAAGCGAGCGGCGCCGGCTTGTGCGAGGTTTTCGCCTGCGCCTGCATGGATGGTTCCATTCTCATCAAGCGCGCGGCTCGTCTCCTGCATGCCTTCAAGGCCCCAGTCGAGCGTATGGTTATTCGCGCGACTAAGCATATTGAAGCCCATCGCCTTTATGGTCACCGGCGGCCAGGTTCCCGACTGCAAGGCGGGCGAAGTCTTTCTCGAACAGATGCCCGAAATCGGTCTCGTCAACCTCGACAAGGGCTACGACAGCAACGATTGTAGATTGTGGTTGGCGGACCATAGGCTGCAGGCACGTCGCGCCAGCGGGAGCCAGTCTTGAGAATATGCAGGATACCCGAAATCACCGTTCGATCATCAACCCGAGGTTTTCCCGTTTTGCCACGAGGAAGATGCGGTTCCATCGCCTCCACGCCTCATCCGACAACCAAAACAGGCTCTTCAACATCTGTCCGACCTCCAGCGACTCATTGAAGGTCAAGAATATCAAACAGAACCAGTCTATTGTATGGGTTCCCAACCTAGCTGCCCGCCTACAAATCTTGTGTTGACCATCGGATACTTGCGAAGCCTCAGCGAGGTTGTCGAAAGTTGTTATGAATGGAACCAGCGTGTAGATCTGAAAAAAGCGATTTCTATGTCGCCGGCAAGTGCTTCACTTTGGGCCCATAGTCAGCATTCCGCGCCTCGCGATCTTATCCTTCGGGCAGATCGTCCAACCAGCAGGCGCCCTCGAGGTACCGCCGGGAAAAGATTTTTCCGATCTTTTCCGGAGTCTTGCTTTGGTGATATCGCATATACACGCGGTTATCGGCTCCAAGGTCGAGGATCTCGATCTTTCCTGTGTAATGGGACATAATGTATTTGAATGTCTTTTGGATGCCGCTGAGACGTTGGTTGATGCCATGCCCAATCTCTAGTCCGCGGCGCAGTGGAACTTGAAAATGCGATGCGCCTTTCACCGGCCTGCCCTGAAAGAGATAATACGGGCGGACACCCATTTGGTGACACTTGGCGAAGGTCGCAGCCAATATCTCGGGATCGTCGTTGACTTTCGCAAGAAGCACGGACTGATTGAGGAACTGCACGCCCAGTGCGCGCAAGGAGCGAATGGCGCGCTCTGCACCGATCGAGATTTCACCGATGTGATCGAAATGTGTGACAAACACTGCGATCTTACCAGCCCCGTGGATTCGTTGGAACAAAGCCGGGAGAGCGGAATCCTCGAAGCGCTTAGGCTGGTAGGCGACCATTTTTGTGCCGAATCGAATTGAATCCAAGTGTGGGATCGGCAGCAGATGATCGAGAATTTTGTCGAGCTTAGCGGTGCTGAGCATGAACGGGTCGCCTCCCGATAGCAGCACGTTCGTAATCTCAGGATGGCCGCCAATATATTGCGCGATTTGGGCGAAATCAGCTGTGATTTCATCGGAGTCCCTGCCAACGATGCGTTTACGAAAGCAATAACGGCAATATGAAGCACAACGGTCCGTTACCAGCATCAAAGCGGTCTGAGCGTATTTGTGCTGAAGTCCTGGCATAACCGTATTGTCGTGCTCGCCACTCGTATCCAGATTGCCGGGACTCTCAAATTCGTCGATTGAGGGCTCCACAATGTACTTAAGCTGGTCGTAGTGACCACTGTTGGTGATCTGTTCGCGATAGAATTTTGTGACATGATAACGCGTGATGCTATTGGCTTGCGGCTCACCCTCCGTAACGACGCGCGTCCCCTCGATGAAATTCATGACCTCAGTGTGGGGCTCAGGGCCTGAGTTGGCGCGCGATGACTGAGGCAGGGAAACGCGAGGCGCCGACGAGGTTGCCCCCGCG
Proteins encoded in this region:
- a CDS encoding CapA family protein yields the protein MGFNMLSRANNHTLDWGLEGMQETSRALDENGTIHAGAGENLAQAGAARFSETSRGGVALVSFCCSVRAYGSCVRPRRRGARQTRPQPPPFEEKHRGPAGNARKLEADTRSVTTADRLPGSGRCWDR
- a CDS encoding transposase, which gives rise to MPSRPQSSVWLFARLSILKPIAFMVTGGQVPDCKAGEVFLEQMPEIGLVNLDKGYDSNDCRLWLADHRLQARRASGSQS
- a CDS encoding condensation domain-containing protein, giving the protein AYWLRTLAGAPTVLKLPTDQPRPAQQDYSGSYVEFALHEPPTAQLKALSRRHGTTLFATLLAGWALMLARLSEQDELVIGTPSANRTRSESEGLIGLFVNTVAIRIDLSGDPTLEELLDRVNAAALGAQANQDLPFEQVVELVNPPRTRAHTRIFQVILAWQNKGTEPTKLPGLELEYVGVDDRVAQYDLALDLAEVGEAIRGRLIYATSLFKRSTVERFASYWQQALSRLAADLGQRVWSAPLPLAEERHRLVVQSNPTEAAYAQNRRIHELVETQPDPEAIAVCEDLGLNYRERNAGATSSAPRVSLPQSSRANSGPEPHTEVMNFIEGTRVVTEGEPQANSITRYHVTKFYREQITNSGHYDQLKYIVEPSIDEFESPGNLDTSGEHDNTVMPGLQHKYAQTALMLVTDRCASYCRYCFRKRIVGRDSDEITADFAQIAQYIGGHPEITNVLLSGGDPFMLSTAKLDKILDHLLPIPHLDSIRFGTKMVAYQPKRFEDSALPALFQRIHGAGKIAVFVTHFDHIGEISIGAERAIRSLRALGVQFLNQSVLLAKVNDDPEILAATFAKCHQMGVRPYYLFQGRPVKGASHFQVPLRRGLEIGHGINQRLSGIQKTFKYIMSHYTGKIEILDLGADNRVYMRYHQSKTPEKIGKIFSRRYLEGACWLDDLPEG